One genomic window of Halogeometricum rufum includes the following:
- a CDS encoding site-2 protease family protein, translating to MSETPPDGAPHPGRVADVFEVYEVETTAEAVRYYGRPRSDRESVVRALAPAFRDRGYTVSLERELGEDVLVARERSVGVDGFPTTNVVLFLATVATTLFAGSQWYGIDALSNPTRVLEAWPFTVAVLGVLGVHELGHYVASRHHDVQASLPYFVPIPTLLGTMGAVIRMNDTLPDRKSLFDIGVAGPLAGLAATVVVTAVGVSLPPVEVGAFPVRLGYPPLIQLVAAALGEPLTYADASLMANPVVVGGWVGAFVTFLNLLPVGQLDGGHIVRAMFGRAHATIQRLVPVVLFGLAASLYAFGDGESVSLWVVWGFLTLLFARMGSAEPLDDSALGVSRLLVGGVTLLLGALSFTPVPLVLA from the coding sequence ATGAGCGAGACGCCCCCCGACGGCGCTCCCCACCCGGGCCGAGTGGCGGACGTGTTCGAGGTGTACGAGGTCGAGACGACGGCCGAGGCGGTGCGCTACTACGGTCGCCCGCGTTCGGACCGCGAGTCGGTCGTCCGCGCCCTCGCACCCGCGTTCCGCGACCGGGGGTACACCGTCTCGCTGGAACGCGAACTGGGGGAGGACGTCCTCGTCGCGCGCGAACGGTCGGTCGGCGTCGACGGCTTCCCGACGACGAACGTCGTCCTCTTCCTCGCCACCGTCGCGACGACGCTGTTCGCGGGGTCGCAGTGGTACGGCATCGACGCCCTGTCGAACCCCACGCGCGTCCTCGAGGCGTGGCCGTTCACCGTCGCCGTTCTCGGCGTCCTCGGCGTCCACGAACTCGGCCACTACGTCGCCAGTCGCCACCACGACGTGCAGGCGTCGCTGCCGTACTTCGTCCCCATCCCGACGCTCCTCGGGACGATGGGCGCGGTCATCCGCATGAACGACACGCTCCCCGACCGGAAGTCGCTGTTCGACATCGGCGTCGCCGGTCCGCTGGCGGGCCTCGCCGCCACGGTAGTCGTGACGGCTGTCGGCGTCTCACTCCCGCCCGTCGAAGTCGGCGCGTTTCCCGTCCGGTTGGGCTACCCGCCGCTCATCCAACTGGTCGCGGCCGCACTCGGCGAACCGCTCACCTACGCCGACGCGTCGCTGATGGCGAACCCCGTCGTCGTCGGCGGGTGGGTGGGCGCGTTCGTCACGTTCCTCAACCTCCTCCCGGTCGGTCAACTCGACGGCGGCCACATCGTCCGCGCCATGTTCGGCCGCGCGCACGCGACGATTCAACGTCTCGTCCCCGTCGTCCTGTTCGGCCTCGCCGCGTCCCTGTACGCCTTCGGCGACGGCGAGTCGGTGAGCCTCTGGGTCGTCTGGGGCTTCTTGACGCTCCTGTTCGCGCGCATGGGGAGCGCGGAACCGCTGGACGACTCCGCGCTCGGCGTCTCGCGTCTCCTCGTCGGCGGGGTGACGCTCCTCCTCGGCGCCCTCTCGTTCACCCCCGTTCCGCTGGTGCTGGCGTGA
- a CDS encoding PIN domain-containing protein: MILDTSYLVHLFRGRDDAHRKGTALADANIVQRVPSPVVTELSYGVRMYGDDDERRQFENAMRMYPVVDLDRELARRAGNLLADADREAGGDSGIDTIDPMVAAVADVLDEPVLTSNVRDFRTLGVEVETY; encoded by the coding sequence GTGATTCTCGACACGTCGTATCTCGTCCACCTGTTTCGTGGCCGGGACGACGCGCATCGGAAAGGAACGGCACTCGCGGACGCGAACATCGTCCAACGTGTTCCGTCACCCGTCGTAACCGAGCTCTCGTACGGCGTTCGGATGTACGGCGACGACGACGAGAGACGACAGTTCGAGAATGCGATGCGGATGTACCCTGTCGTGGACCTCGACCGCGAACTCGCCCGACGAGCAGGAAACCTACTGGCCGACGCGGACCGAGAGGCGGGGGGTGACAGCGGCATCGACACTATCGACCCAATGGTAGCAGCCGTCGCTGACGTTCTCGACGAACCGGTTCTCACGAGCAACGTTCGGGACTTCCGAACGCTCGGTGTCGAAGTCGAGACCTACTGA
- a CDS encoding MoaD/ThiS family protein yields the protein MEVTIRCYGDIADAVGEQSLTRVVERRSTVDDVIRGLAAEFDAFDPESVSDDLVCRVNGAGADRTTRLSPGDAVVLTEPSAEE from the coding sequence GTGGAGGTCACCATCCGGTGTTACGGCGATATCGCCGACGCGGTGGGCGAGCAGTCGCTCACGCGCGTCGTCGAACGTCGTTCGACCGTCGACGACGTGATTCGGGGGCTGGCGGCCGAGTTCGACGCGTTCGACCCCGAGTCGGTGTCTGACGACCTCGTCTGTCGCGTGAACGGCGCCGGCGCCGACCGGACGACCAGACTCTCGCCGGGCGACGCCGTCGTCCTCACCGAACCGTCCGCCGAGGAGTGA
- a CDS encoding TetR/AcrR family transcriptional regulator, giving the protein MSSDAAADIMDGTHSALRTHGYAGLTMQDIADEAGLSTAALHYHFDCKHDLLVAFLDRLFEQFEARIAELDGDDAAERLLSLVETVLLPPTDDDPHEFRTALLEIEAQAPYDDAFRARLERFDETFTARVRSILETGVEEGTFAADVDPDEVASFVVTYVRGARTQNVAVGTPLDDSLAAFRDYVEGTLLADDGGAGE; this is encoded by the coding sequence ATGAGCTCTGACGCCGCCGCCGACATCATGGACGGGACGCACAGCGCCCTTCGTACGCACGGCTACGCGGGGCTGACCATGCAGGACATCGCCGACGAAGCGGGCCTGAGCACGGCGGCGCTTCACTACCACTTCGACTGTAAACACGACCTGCTGGTGGCGTTTCTCGACCGCCTGTTCGAACAGTTCGAGGCGCGCATCGCCGAACTGGACGGCGACGACGCCGCGGAGCGACTGCTGTCGCTGGTCGAGACGGTGCTGCTCCCGCCGACGGACGACGACCCCCACGAGTTCCGGACGGCGCTCCTCGAAATCGAGGCGCAGGCCCCCTACGACGACGCGTTCCGCGCGCGCCTCGAACGGTTCGACGAGACGTTCACCGCTCGCGTTCGCTCGATACTCGAAACGGGCGTCGAGGAGGGGACGTTCGCCGCGGACGTCGACCCCGACGAGGTGGCGTCGTTCGTCGTCACTTACGTTCGGGGCGCCCGGACGCAGAACGTCGCCGTCGGAACGCCCCTCGACGACTCGCTGGCCGCGTTCCGCGACTACGTCGAGGGGACCCTGCTGGCCGACGACGGAGGGGCGGGCGAGTGA
- a CDS encoding SDR family oxidoreductase yields the protein MDLGIAGNAALVTASSSGLGKASARALAAEGANVVMNGRDEERLESAVAEVQADAADGATVVGHAGDLTDADDVAAMVERPVEEFGGLDHLVTSAGGPPSAPFMETTDEDWYEAYDLLVMSVVRAVREAADHLRAGDGGTIVNITSRSVKEAIDGLVLSNAVRMSVVGLEKTLSKELAPEVRANTVLPGSHETPRIEELVEQGVERGEYDDYQAGLDDWAQGIPAGHVGDPMDLGRTVAFLSSPQSEYINGAALPIDGGAGASNL from the coding sequence ATGGACCTCGGAATCGCAGGTAACGCGGCACTCGTGACGGCGTCGAGTAGCGGTCTCGGAAAGGCATCGGCGCGCGCCCTCGCGGCGGAGGGCGCGAACGTGGTGATGAACGGGCGGGACGAGGAGCGACTCGAATCGGCCGTCGCGGAGGTACAGGCCGACGCGGCGGACGGCGCGACGGTGGTCGGACACGCGGGCGACCTGACCGACGCGGACGACGTCGCGGCGATGGTCGAACGACCCGTCGAGGAGTTCGGCGGCCTCGACCACCTCGTCACCTCCGCGGGCGGGCCGCCGTCGGCCCCGTTCATGGAGACGACCGACGAGGACTGGTACGAGGCGTACGACCTCCTCGTGATGAGCGTCGTCCGGGCCGTCCGCGAGGCGGCGGACCACCTGCGGGCGGGCGACGGCGGCACCATCGTCAACATCACCTCCCGGAGCGTCAAGGAGGCCATCGACGGCCTCGTCCTCTCGAACGCCGTGCGGATGAGCGTCGTCGGCCTGGAGAAGACGCTGTCGAAGGAACTCGCACCCGAGGTGCGGGCGAACACCGTCCTCCCCGGGTCGCACGAGACGCCGCGCATCGAGGAACTCGTCGAACAGGGGGTCGAACGCGGCGAGTACGACGACTATCAGGCCGGACTCGACGACTGGGCGCAGGGCATCCCCGCCGGTCACGTCGGCGACCCGATGGACCTCGGCCGGACCGTCGCCTTCCTCTCCTCGCCACAGTCGGAGTACATCAACGGTGCCGCCCTCCCCATCGACGGCGGGGCCGGCGCGTCGAACCTGTAG
- a CDS encoding DUF362 domain-containing protein, producing the protein MEFPDIDTVDELVDDVSFPTFATVRQTPDTERVADVPAAARDAAERLLSDRPTELDAGASVAVGLGSRGITDVVPVASAVVAVLRERGFDPFVVPAMGSHGGASAVGQRRTLDALGLNEASLDCPIDARMETVVLECDADGGPDAHLATAVAEADAFLVVNRVKPHTNFTGDVESGLCKMTAIGLGKRPGAAAVHARAAEEGYVPAIVETMETIRAASPAAFLGGVAVVENFAEETARVAGVPAADLPGAEAELLDDARAAMATLPVSDLDVLVVERLGKDVSGTGMDTNVVGRYGVLGSDDPETPRIDRIVALGLTEETHGNGHGIGLADLTTVGVAESLDLDQMYANALTSGSLSRDAIPVALPSEELALAAACTTAGPYDPETVRVAWVRDTSHLGKLRVSEALAREIERGEGEDVRVGERWELTFEDGTAAFEARDETA; encoded by the coding sequence ATGGAGTTTCCGGACATCGACACGGTCGACGAGCTAGTCGACGACGTGTCGTTCCCGACGTTCGCCACGGTCCGGCAGACGCCCGACACCGAACGCGTCGCGGACGTGCCCGCCGCGGCCCGCGACGCCGCCGAACGCCTCCTCTCCGACCGCCCCACCGAACTGGACGCCGGCGCGTCCGTCGCGGTGGGCCTCGGCAGTCGGGGAATCACGGACGTCGTCCCCGTCGCGTCCGCCGTCGTCGCCGTCCTCCGCGAACGCGGGTTCGACCCGTTCGTCGTCCCCGCGATGGGGAGTCACGGCGGCGCGTCGGCCGTGGGACAGCGACGGACGCTGGACGCACTCGGTCTGAACGAGGCGAGTCTGGACTGCCCGATAGACGCGCGGATGGAGACGGTCGTGCTCGAATGCGACGCCGACGGCGGCCCGGACGCCCACCTCGCGACGGCCGTCGCGGAGGCGGACGCCTTCCTCGTCGTCAATCGCGTGAAACCGCACACGAACTTCACCGGGGACGTCGAGAGCGGCCTCTGCAAGATGACCGCCATCGGCCTCGGGAAGCGACCCGGGGCCGCCGCCGTCCACGCGCGGGCGGCCGAGGAGGGATACGTCCCGGCCATCGTCGAGACGATGGAGACGATTCGCGCGGCGTCGCCGGCCGCGTTCCTCGGCGGAGTCGCCGTCGTCGAGAACTTCGCGGAGGAGACGGCGCGCGTCGCGGGCGTGCCGGCCGCCGACCTGCCGGGCGCGGAGGCGGAACTGCTCGACGACGCCAGGGCGGCGATGGCGACGCTCCCCGTCTCGGACCTCGACGTGCTGGTCGTCGAGCGACTCGGCAAGGACGTCTCGGGGACGGGGATGGACACGAACGTCGTCGGGAGGTACGGCGTCCTCGGGAGCGACGACCCCGAGACCCCTCGAATCGACCGCATCGTCGCGCTCGGACTCACCGAGGAGACGCACGGCAACGGCCACGGCATCGGACTGGCGGACCTCACCACCGTCGGCGTCGCCGAGTCGCTGGACCTCGACCAGATGTACGCGAACGCCCTCACCAGCGGGTCGCTGTCGCGCGACGCGATTCCGGTGGCGCTCCCCTCCGAGGAACTGGCGCTGGCCGCCGCCTGCACGACGGCCGGGCCGTACGACCCCGAGACGGTCCGAGTCGCGTGGGTTCGCGACACCTCACACCTCGGGAAACTCCGCGTCTCGGAGGCGCTGGCGCGGGAGATAGAGCGCGGCGAGGGCGAGGACGTGCGCGTGGGCGAGCGGTGGGAACTGACGTTCGAGGACGGGACGGCGGCGTTCGAGGCGCGCGACGAGACCGCGTAA
- a CDS encoding lipopolysaccharide biosynthesis protein produces the protein MSGITDRLRKAFARVKQTLTPEGTLMERAVTGGIWATALNVSGRIFQLLTAILLARLLTPRAFGIVAIGMLVIIGLERFSKLGLDDALIYNRDSNVDRYLDTAWVMNATRGVLLSAILFFSAPYVGSFYNEPIVTEILPVMAIGPLVLGLRNPGILYFRKDLVFHKEFVYDVSGEAAYFLAALAYALWSPTAWALVVGYLSRNVVRTFLSYVLHGYRPWPRFDLELAREMFDYGKWITGGSIANYIRNEGDDHFVGWLLASSSLGFYQMAYRLSNAPATEVTHVISSVSFPAYSEVQDDLQKLRTAFYKTVRISAFLAAPMAVGIAMVAPTFVKAVLGEQWMPMVVPMQVLAGYGMIRGFVSSYGSVWRATGHPDYLVKLQLVSIVLMAIPLYPATVEYGLTGTALVITLVYAFIMFPIDTYLAASAADADFKRLLLEFAYPLPAAALMGVTVFWTRNAVSDLPAYLSLLVLVVVGVATYATAVVALDSRINWNILHDIKDIRDML, from the coding sequence ATGTCGGGGATAACGGACCGTCTCCGCAAGGCGTTCGCCAGGGTCAAGCAGACGCTGACGCCGGAAGGGACGCTCATGGAACGAGCGGTCACCGGCGGCATCTGGGCGACGGCGCTCAACGTCTCGGGCCGCATCTTTCAGCTCCTGACGGCGATTCTCCTCGCGCGACTCCTCACGCCGCGCGCGTTCGGTATCGTCGCCATCGGGATGCTCGTCATCATCGGGCTCGAACGGTTCTCGAAGCTCGGACTCGACGACGCTCTCATCTACAACCGCGACTCGAACGTGGACAGATACCTCGACACCGCGTGGGTGATGAACGCCACTCGTGGTGTTCTCCTCTCGGCCATCCTGTTCTTCAGCGCGCCCTACGTGGGGTCCTTCTACAACGAACCCATCGTGACGGAGATTCTCCCGGTGATGGCCATCGGACCGCTCGTCCTCGGCCTGCGGAACCCGGGCATCCTCTACTTCAGAAAGGACCTGGTCTTCCACAAGGAGTTCGTCTACGACGTGAGCGGCGAGGCGGCGTACTTCCTCGCCGCACTCGCGTACGCGCTCTGGAGTCCGACGGCGTGGGCGCTCGTCGTCGGCTACCTCTCGCGGAACGTGGTCCGGACGTTCCTGTCGTACGTCCTCCACGGCTACCGGCCGTGGCCGCGGTTCGACCTCGAGTTGGCGCGCGAGATGTTCGACTACGGCAAGTGGATAACCGGCGGCAGCATCGCGAACTACATCCGCAACGAGGGCGACGACCACTTCGTCGGCTGGCTGCTGGCGTCGAGTTCGCTCGGCTTCTACCAGATGGCCTACCGCCTGTCGAACGCGCCCGCGACGGAGGTCACGCACGTCATCTCCTCGGTGTCGTTCCCGGCGTACTCGGAGGTGCAGGACGACCTGCAGAAGCTCAGAACCGCGTTCTACAAGACCGTCCGCATCTCCGCGTTCCTCGCCGCGCCGATGGCCGTCGGCATCGCCATGGTCGCGCCGACGTTCGTGAAGGCCGTCCTCGGCGAGCAGTGGATGCCGATGGTCGTCCCGATGCAGGTGCTCGCCGGCTACGGGATGATACGTGGCTTCGTCTCCTCGTACGGATCCGTCTGGCGCGCCACCGGCCACCCCGACTACCTCGTCAAACTCCAACTCGTCAGCATCGTCCTCATGGCGATTCCGCTGTACCCCGCGACGGTGGAGTACGGCCTCACCGGCACAGCGCTGGTCATCACGCTCGTGTACGCGTTCATCATGTTCCCGATAGACACGTACCTCGCGGCGAGCGCCGCGGACGCGGACTTCAAGCGGTTGCTGCTGGAGTTCGCCTACCCGCTCCCGGCGGCGGCGCTCATGGGCGTCACCGTCTTCTGGACGCGGAACGCCGTCTCTGACCTCCCGGCGTACCTGTCGCTCCTCGTCCTCGTCGTCGTCGGCGTCGCGACGTACGCGACGGCCGTCGTGGCCCTCGACTCCCGCATCAACTGGAACATCCTGCACGACATCAAAGACATCCGCGACATGCTCTGA
- a CDS encoding FG-GAP repeat domain-containing protein, which translates to MSSDESRTASDGPGGATTLGDVDATDDKYRFRHEVIDPDPPSGRLFICHPTDLTGNGLPDLVVGGMGSTNVSTPIPGLTVERSSIPGNLFKRFERDLFWYENGTWDRHVMTDETELRLLGSTLADFDGDGSEDVVVGQGIGFGGIFWFERPDDPRAQWTKRLLRDDFEKYHDLAFGDVDNDGDPELVGVSQESETVFYYDVPDDPRRTPWPDETKHVVDSGVNLEGLEIVDVDGDGENELIAGTHVYRQGDDGWERETIVSGWDWTRVAVADLDDDGELEVIFAEGDSPLLGDHPGRVAWFDPPNWEQHTLRDDLYCPHSLQVADLDGNGRPDIYVAEMGAGENDDPTHYVFENLGGGEFEEHVVARGVETHEAKLVDMTGDGRLDIVGKSYEPDAHVDVWYNES; encoded by the coding sequence ATGAGTAGCGACGAGTCGCGGACGGCGTCCGACGGCCCCGGGGGCGCGACGACTCTCGGAGACGTCGACGCGACCGACGACAAGTACCGGTTCCGACACGAGGTCATCGACCCGGACCCGCCGAGCGGTCGACTGTTCATCTGCCACCCGACGGACCTGACGGGGAACGGGCTTCCGGACCTCGTCGTCGGGGGGATGGGGTCGACGAACGTCTCGACGCCGATACCGGGACTGACGGTCGAGCGCTCCTCCATCCCGGGGAATCTGTTCAAGCGGTTCGAACGCGACCTGTTCTGGTACGAGAACGGCACCTGGGACCGGCACGTGATGACCGACGAGACCGAACTCCGCCTCCTCGGCAGTACGCTCGCGGACTTCGACGGCGACGGGTCCGAGGACGTCGTCGTCGGACAGGGCATCGGTTTCGGCGGCATCTTCTGGTTCGAGCGACCGGACGACCCCAGAGCGCAGTGGACCAAGCGCCTCCTCCGTGACGACTTCGAGAAGTACCACGACCTGGCGTTCGGCGACGTGGACAACGACGGCGACCCCGAACTGGTGGGCGTCTCACAGGAGAGCGAGACGGTCTTCTACTACGACGTCCCCGACGACCCGCGGCGGACGCCGTGGCCCGACGAGACGAAGCACGTCGTCGACTCCGGCGTCAACCTCGAAGGACTGGAGATAGTCGACGTCGACGGTGACGGCGAGAACGAACTCATCGCGGGCACGCACGTCTACCGACAGGGCGACGACGGGTGGGAACGCGAGACCATCGTCTCCGGGTGGGACTGGACGCGCGTGGCCGTCGCGGACCTCGACGACGACGGCGAACTCGAGGTGATATTCGCCGAGGGCGACTCCCCCCTCCTCGGCGACCACCCGGGACGCGTCGCGTGGTTCGACCCGCCGAACTGGGAGCAGCACACGCTGCGAGACGACCTCTACTGTCCGCACTCGCTGCAGGTGGCTGACCTCGACGGCAACGGCCGGCCGGACATCTACGTCGCCGAGATGGGCGCCGGCGAGAACGACGACCCCACGCACTACGTCTTCGAGAACCTCGGCGGCGGGGAGTTCGAAGAACACGTCGTCGCCAGGGGCGTCGAGACGCACGAGGCTAAACTCGTGGACATGACCGGCGACGGGCGACTCGACATCGTCGGGAAGTCCTACGAACCGGACGCGCACGTCGACGTCTGGTACAACGAATCCTGA
- a CDS encoding winged helix-turn-helix domain-containing protein: MSVGKSRWDEVGYIISSRYRVLVLERLIESPATPSRIASDSNSSITHVSRALQQLRERSHVELLVSEDRKKGRVYGITDEGRSVWETVNTKNMV; this comes from the coding sequence ATGAGCGTCGGAAAGAGTCGGTGGGACGAGGTGGGGTACATCATCAGTTCGCGGTACCGCGTGCTCGTCCTCGAACGTCTCATCGAGAGTCCGGCGACGCCGTCTCGCATCGCGTCGGACTCGAACAGTTCGATAACGCACGTCTCGCGCGCCTTACAGCAACTCCGGGAGCGGTCGCACGTCGAACTCCTCGTCTCCGAAGACCGGAAGAAGGGCCGCGTCTACGGCATCACGGACGAAGGACGGTCGGTGTGGGAGACGGTCAACACGAAGAACATGGTCTGA
- a CDS encoding MFS transporter has product MLLAVSLGWAVLQTGRFLLSPLLPTIIEDLGITEATAGLALAAFQGVYAVTQYPGGEYSDNWNRTTLVVPGLAVLVVGFLLFGVATSLATFLVAAVVVGLGKGLFAIPSRALLSDLFTARRGRALGIYAAGTDVGGLVSSGIAVLALTYATWRTPFLPVAVALAVVTVLYAVWTREGFRVGSPSLDAVGTVRRLVASSEQRETLVAFSLFYFMVGGFINFFPTYLAQARGFSDGLASATFAVVFAVGLGIKPLAGGLGDRYSRRGIAVAGLLLGAAALTGLVLATSRIALLAATVAMAAGYKTGFPLADAIIMDDAPTDGMGADLGAARALFLAANALGPAYVGVVVTYGTYAHAFGGFVVCLLVAAALLLRG; this is encoded by the coding sequence ATGCTGCTGGCCGTCTCGCTCGGGTGGGCCGTCCTCCAGACGGGGCGCTTTCTGCTCTCGCCGTTGCTCCCGACCATCATCGAGGACCTCGGCATCACCGAGGCGACGGCGGGACTGGCGCTCGCGGCGTTTCAGGGCGTCTACGCGGTGACGCAGTATCCCGGCGGCGAGTACTCCGACAACTGGAACCGGACGACGCTCGTCGTCCCCGGACTGGCGGTACTCGTCGTCGGCTTCCTCCTGTTCGGCGTCGCCACCAGTCTCGCCACGTTCCTCGTCGCCGCCGTCGTCGTCGGACTCGGGAAGGGCCTGTTCGCCATCCCGTCGCGCGCCCTCCTCTCGGACCTGTTCACCGCGCGGCGCGGCCGCGCACTCGGCATCTACGCCGCCGGCACGGACGTGGGCGGTCTGGTCTCGTCGGGCATCGCAGTCCTCGCACTCACCTACGCGACGTGGCGGACGCCGTTCCTCCCCGTGGCAGTCGCACTCGCCGTCGTGACCGTCCTCTACGCCGTCTGGACGCGCGAGGGGTTCCGCGTGGGGTCGCCCTCCCTCGACGCCGTCGGGACGGTCCGCCGCCTCGTCGCCAGTTCCGAGCAACGGGAGACGCTCGTCGCGTTCTCGCTGTTCTACTTCATGGTCGGCGGCTTCATCAACTTCTTTCCGACCTACCTCGCGCAGGCGCGGGGGTTCTCGGACGGGTTGGCGAGTGCGACGTTCGCCGTCGTCTTCGCCGTCGGCCTCGGCATCAAGCCCCTCGCGGGCGGCCTCGGCGACCGGTACTCTCGTCGCGGTATCGCCGTCGCCGGCCTCCTCCTCGGGGCCGCCGCCCTGACGGGACTCGTCCTCGCCACGTCCAGAATCGCGCTCCTCGCCGCCACCGTCGCGATGGCGGCCGGGTACAAGACGGGCTTTCCCCTCGCGGACGCCATCATCATGGACGACGCCCCAACGGACGGGATGGGCGCGGACCTCGGGGCGGCGCGCGCCCTCTTTCTCGCCGCGAACGCGCTCGGCCCGGCGTACGTCGGCGTCGTCGTCACCTACGGCACCTACGCGCACGCGTTCGGGGGCTTCGTCGTCTGTCTCCTCGTCGCGGCCGCACTGTTGCTGAGGGGATGA
- a CDS encoding MATE family efflux transporter, producing MSLRDRLDGVFKSRDEFDLTSGDIAKPLFYLSLPIVVTNLLQTAYNLADTFWLGQFSTNALAAISFAFPMVFLLIALGMGLSVAGSVLVAQHTGAGEEKKAEYAASQTVTFSLVGSVFLGLFGYVIVGPLLQVFGASADVLPLARGYMQIISLGLPFMFGFLVFIALMRGYGDTITPMLVMFGSVVLNIALDPILIFGFEGNPLFGMLGLGGLQSQLLAATGYAGSGIAGAAVATVFSRSLALVVGLAIMFRGTRGVEIHLSQMRPDFGYLRRLLNIGVPASVEVTGRALSVNLLLIVVGMFPTTVVAAYGIGVRVFSVIFLPAIAVARGVETMTGQNIGAGKEGRAAKAANIAAIAMFAILSLAGVVAFVAAEPIIAIFTDDAEVIRVGADFLYWVAPSFGFIGIMRSYTGSFRGAGETLTAAAIAVTMLGLIRLPFAYFASQSFGYGSTGIWMAFTVSNVAGAAIAYAWYRRGTWREGSLARTAPADD from the coding sequence GTGAGCCTCCGCGACCGGTTGGACGGCGTCTTCAAGAGTCGCGACGAGTTCGACCTCACGTCGGGCGACATCGCGAAACCGCTGTTCTATCTGTCTCTCCCCATCGTCGTCACGAACCTCCTGCAGACGGCGTACAACCTCGCGGACACGTTCTGGCTCGGCCAGTTCAGCACGAACGCGCTGGCGGCCATCAGTTTCGCGTTCCCGATGGTGTTCCTCCTCATCGCCCTCGGCATGGGACTGTCCGTCGCGGGCAGCGTCCTCGTCGCCCAGCACACGGGTGCGGGCGAGGAGAAGAAGGCCGAGTACGCCGCGTCGCAGACGGTGACGTTCTCGCTCGTCGGGTCGGTGTTCCTCGGCCTGTTCGGCTACGTCATCGTCGGCCCACTCCTGCAGGTGTTCGGCGCGTCCGCCGACGTGCTCCCCCTCGCGCGCGGGTACATGCAGATTATCTCGCTCGGCCTGCCGTTCATGTTCGGCTTCCTCGTCTTCATCGCCCTCATGCGAGGGTACGGCGACACCATCACGCCGATGCTCGTCATGTTCGGGTCGGTCGTCCTCAACATCGCCTTAGACCCCATCCTCATCTTCGGATTCGAGGGCAACCCCCTGTTCGGGATGCTCGGTCTCGGGGGACTCCAGTCCCAACTGCTCGCCGCCACGGGCTACGCCGGGTCCGGTATCGCCGGTGCGGCCGTCGCCACCGTCTTCTCCCGGTCGCTCGCACTCGTCGTCGGCCTGGCAATCATGTTCCGGGGGACCCGCGGCGTCGAGATACACCTCTCGCAGATGCGCCCGGACTTCGGCTACCTCCGCCGACTGCTCAACATCGGCGTCCCCGCCTCCGTCGAGGTGACGGGCCGCGCCCTCTCGGTGAACCTGCTGCTCATCGTCGTCGGGATGTTCCCGACCACCGTCGTCGCCGCCTACGGCATCGGCGTGCGCGTGTTCTCCGTCATCTTCCTCCCCGCCATCGCCGTCGCGCGCGGCGTCGAGACGATGACGGGGCAGAACATCGGCGCGGGGAAGGAGGGGCGCGCCGCGAAGGCCGCCAACATCGCGGCGATAGCGATGTTCGCCATCCTCTCGCTCGCGGGCGTCGTCGCGTTCGTCGCCGCCGAGCCGATAATCGCGATATTCACCGACGACGCCGAGGTGATTCGCGTCGGCGCGGACTTCCTCTACTGGGTCGCGCCGTCGTTCGGCTTCATCGGCATCATGCGCTCGTACACCGGGAGTTTCCGCGGCGCGGGCGAGACGCTGACGGCGGCGGCCATCGCGGTGACGATGCTCGGACTCATTCGCCTCCCGTTCGCGTACTTCGCCTCGCAGTCGTTCGGCTACGGGTCGACCGGCATCTGGATGGCGTTCACCGTCTCGAACGTCGCCGGCGCGGCCATCGCCTACGCGTGGTACCGACGCGGGACGTGGCGCGAGGGGTCCCTCGCGCGGACGGCGCCCGCGGACGACTGA
- a CDS encoding PIN domain-containing protein, translating to MYVETDFLAALVKNDDWLRDSALDALEERDDIHTSILSYAEVLVLFYDRDASEYDIDAPRAVANLLELVPIRPSKHENAVLAAAAFIEEYHLTPFDALHAGLVATGGERVLSSEQDYDVVGLDRVPLEPDESE from the coding sequence GTGTACGTCGAGACGGACTTCCTCGCAGCGCTCGTGAAGAACGACGATTGGTTGCGCGACTCCGCTCTCGACGCGCTCGAAGAGCGAGACGACATCCACACGTCGATTCTGTCGTACGCCGAGGTCCTGGTCCTCTTCTACGACCGCGACGCCTCGGAGTACGACATCGACGCCCCGCGGGCCGTCGCCAACCTCCTGGAACTCGTCCCGATTAGACCGAGCAAACACGAGAACGCGGTGCTCGCCGCAGCCGCCTTCATCGAGGAGTACCACCTGACGCCGTTCGACGCGCTCCACGCCGGCCTCGTCGCGACGGGCGGGGAGCGAGTGCTGTCCAGCGAGCAGGATTACGACGTCGTCGGACTCGACCGGGTGCCGCTGGAACCCGACGAGAGCGAGTAG